GTCGCGATCGACTGATGCGCGCCGCCCTCCGGCGCCAGCGTAATGCCCGACGGCGTCGCCGCCACCATGAAGCGCGCGTCCTGGTAGCAGGCGTAGTTCAAGGCATCGAGGCCGCGCTGGATGAAGGGATCATACAGCGTTGCAACCGGCAGCAGCCGCTCGCCGTTGATCTGATGCGACAATCCCAGCGCCGACATCAGGATGAACAGGTTCATCTCGGCGATGCCGAGTTCGATATGCTGCCCCTTGGGCGAAAACTCCCAGTTGAAGGTCGAAGGAATCTTCTCGCTGCGGAACAGGTCGGCCTTCTCGGCGCGCGCGAACAGTCCGCGCCGGTTGACCCAGGCGCCGAGATTGGTCGACACCGTGACGTCGGGCGACGCGGTGACGATGCGCGAGGCGAGTTCGCTGTCGCCGCGCGCCAGTTCGTTGAGCACCAGCCCAAAGCCCTGCTGCGTCGACATCACAGGAGACGGTTTGAACGAAAGCCGCTCGGGTACGTCGATCGCAGGCGCGGTCAGCCGGCGGCGGCCGTCGCGGTTGAACGGCGCCTCCGCCAGAAATGCTTCCAGCATCGCCGGTTGTTGCGAAAGCCCCTCGAACTTCTCCCATTCATGGCCGGGCCGGATGTTCTGCGCCGCGCGCCACTTCTCCATCTGCGCGACCGTCATCAGCCCGGCATGGTTGTCCTTGTGGCCCTGGAACGGCAGGCCGATGCCCTTGATGGTGTAGGCGATGAAGCAGACCGGGCGATCGTGATCGATCGCCTCGAAAGCCTCGACCATGCTGACCATGTCGTGTCCGCCGAGGTTGGACATCAGCGCCAGCAGCTCGTCGTCGCTGCGCCGCCCGATCAATTGCGACACCGCACCCTGATCGCCGATCTCGTCCTCGAGATGCTTGCGGAACGCCGCGCCGCCCTGAAAACACAGCGCCGCATACATCGCGTTCGGGCAGGCGTCGATCCAGCGCTTCAGCGCCTCGCCGCCGGGCTCAGCGAACGCCGCCTGCATCAGCCTTCCATATTTCACGATCACGACGTCCCAGCCGAAATTACGGAACATGGATTCGAATTTCTCCCACAGCCCTTCGCGCACGACGGCATCGAGGCTCTGTCGGTTATAATCGACCACCCACCAGGTGTTGCGCAGCCCGTGCTTCCAGCCCTCGAGCAGCGCCTCGAAGATGTTGCCCTCATCCATCTCGGCGTCGCCGACCAGCGCAATCATCCGCCCCTCGGGCCGGTCCTTCATCCAGCCATGCGCCTTGACGTAATCCTGCACCAGCGAGGAGAACAGCGTCTGCGCCACGCCGAGGCCGACTGATCCCGTGGAAAAATCCACATCGTCGGTGTCCTTGGTGCGGGACGGATAGGACTGTGCGCCCTTGAAACCGCGGAAATTTTCCAGCTTGCCGCGGGTCTGCCTGCCGAACAGATACTGGATGGCGTGGAACACCGGGCTCGCATGCGGCTTCACCGCGACGCGATCCTCCGGCTTCAGCACCGAGAAATACAGCGCCGACATGATGGTGGCGAGCGAGGCCGAGGAGGCCTGATGGCCGCCGACTTTCAGGCCGTCGGCGTTGGGCCTGACGTGATTGGCGTGATGGATGGTCCACGACGACAGCCACAGCACCTTGCGAGCCAGCGCGG
The genomic region above belongs to Bradyrhizobium sediminis and contains:
- a CDS encoding transketolase yields the protein MPIEPTRLELLSALARKVLWLSSWTIHHANHVRPNADGLKVGGHQASSASLATIMSALYFSVLKPEDRVAVKPHASPVFHAIQYLFGRQTRGKLENFRGFKGAQSYPSRTKDTDDVDFSTGSVGLGVAQTLFSSLVQDYVKAHGWMKDRPEGRMIALVGDAEMDEGNIFEALLEGWKHGLRNTWWVVDYNRQSLDAVVREGLWEKFESMFRNFGWDVVIVKYGRLMQAAFAEPGGEALKRWIDACPNAMYAALCFQGGAAFRKHLEDEIGDQGAVSQLIGRRSDDELLALMSNLGGHDMVSMVEAFEAIDHDRPVCFIAYTIKGIGLPFQGHKDNHAGLMTVAQMEKWRAAQNIRPGHEWEKFEGLSQQPAMLEAFLAEAPFNRDGRRRLTAPAIDVPERLSFKPSPVMSTQQGFGLVLNELARGDSELASRIVTASPDVTVSTNLGAWVNRRGLFARAEKADLFRSEKIPSTFNWEFSPKGQHIELGIAEMNLFILMSALGLSHQINGERLLPVATLYDPFIQRGLDALNYACYQDARFMVAATPSGITLAPEGGAHQSIATPLIGMAQDGLAAFEPAFVDELSVIMGWGFRHMQREGGEGGSVYLRLSTRTLEQPQRIMTPDLQKGITDGAYWLRKPGENCEVVIAYTGAVAPEAIEAVGLSGESRRDVGLLAVTSADRLHAGWTAARQLRRDRRGMQYLSHVEQLLAPLPRDCGIVTVIDGHPAALGWLGSVRGHRVEALGVEQFGQTGNIGDLYRHHGIDANAIIDAAESLTSGAPVRHRKMAV